DNA sequence from the Bombus huntii isolate Logan2020A chromosome 16, iyBomHunt1.1, whole genome shotgun sequence genome:
TAGGAAATTCTTCTCTATCCTTTACTCTAAGTATCTGCCTatggaattttaatatttcatcaaaAGATGAAAGCTCAgttatcgaaaatacaagtagaAAGCCTTCGCCACTTCTCATATACTGTTCTCGCATTGCACTAAACTCTTCTTGACCTGCTGTATCTAATactaaaattacataaatattactagttttattattcaaaacattctacaatatatatgtagtattgtttttaatgtttataaACTGACCATTCTaactttttcataaaatattcattctaaaattgaataaataagGAATTATACTCTTACAATAACAAACCCATGATTCATTATGGAACTgcatgaaaattaatataaaataagttATAGAAGATATTACAattgtattatacaaataaatatgaaacgataattaatatatagCGTCTCACTGTTATCAGTTTACTCACTATCGAGTTTCGCAGGTATATCGTCGATAACGCACTGTTTGGTATAAGAATCTTCGATTGTTGGATCATAATCGGTTACAAAATAGCTCTGAAAAATATTAGTGAAATCAgtacaaaataataatcaaaacctcattataaataatactaaaaaatTATCGTGCAAGTAAATCTgtcgtataaaataattcattgtgactataaagaatataacttaaaaaattataatttatacaaatttaagtatataatatcttaaattattactttaaaGTACGTGCAAAACAATCTCTGTTGcgtattactatatatgtatataaaaataatatattatgcgagtattataatattacgtgGCTATATCAACAATCTTATCCCCAGTTATATATGACATAATCGATGATAAAAGTAGGCTTGTTCCTTTTTTTAGTATCCAGTGCAAGCGTAATTACGAAAATATTCATAAGCGAAATATAACAGTCCAATTGTTTACCTTGACATATCAacattatttatgaaatatttccaatataatttattataattcattattcgcTTCATTATTCCTTTATTTGAATTGATCGCGAATGACGTAGGACGTAGGACGCATGAAAACGAATCCGATTGACAAATCTAATATGCACAATGTACACAAATAAATGTCATAAATACAGGGTGTTACGGTAATTATGGTACATAGAAATTTccgaatttcatttttccgGAAACGCAGTGTCctatgaaaaaattttattctaaaattttattttcgacttattttcatACGTAAAATAACCTCCTGTCAATTATTTGCTTTTGTCCAGTCCGGTATTAGTCAAGTTTAAGTATAATTGGCAAACTTTCAAACTCtcttttctcgaaaacgaaatGTCATATGGAAAacttttattgtatattttcgacttattttttcacATAGAATCGCCATTTTGTCGATGACTACTgcgacaccctgtatatacgtcATATATACcatttatacatacatgtacGAAAGTAtcgaaaatgtttgaaaatttattttatgaatatattatgtgcattAGAACTGTAATGAGACTATTGTGATTATAATAGTCACATTTGAAACCAAtccgaaaatgtatatagaagttCTAAAGCATTTATTGCAAGTATACACTTATCGTTGGTGAAAAATTAGAATACAGCATGGATGTAGTCTTATACATACAATTAGTGCTAAAACTTGTCtcactaaatattataacttaTTAATGTATTGAGTAACTGATTTTGAATTGAGTAATTACTACTTTGACAATATTTACGAAGTATATACTCCCAATAAGTATTGGGATGtaacttttatatacattttcaaattcatttcaaattttaccaatataagCACGATAATCGCGTCTTGTGCAGTGTTgagatttcaaaatattttgtataacatATACATGCAAAGTTTCTAGGAGTGATCCGTtactttcgtgagccactGTATGTATGATAGAGTACACAAGCACAAACGATACACACGGATACATATACGTCTATACGTACACCCACGTACGTATTTGCTACACCTATTGGCCATAAAAAGTACTCACTTGAATGAATTGTATCGTGATCGCAGATTTTCCGACGCCACCCGCGCCAACGACGACGAGCTTGTATGTCTGCGCATAGCTCTGTTTGTCACCGAGCTTCGACATTTTTCATATGATTGACGAGTTGTGGAAATTTCAGAGGAATACTGGACACATATTGAAAACAGCACGGCGAAacgtagaaaaatacaaaatcgAGGCGCATTCACATGCAAGCACGTACTGCTGCGTTCTTCTTAGTACGAGAAGAGCCCAGTATAGCAGATCCTGGACATTTCCTTACTAGTAGTGTAGAGTCGAGAACTTAAACGTGACTAAACATCATAAGTCGCTCCTACAAACGCGAATTTACTAAAAACTCGAGCTAACGAATGAAACGAGAGAGACACTAAAAAAAGTATCCCCCACCTTGTGTATTTGTACTTACACATgcatacgttataccatatcgtGCTATTTCGATTGATTGCGCAGTCGCTATTACAATACCGCCCTCTTATGCGCTTATGCCTACCTGATGTTGTAAAGTAAACGATTTCAAAATCACTCGGTTTTTACGCGATATCGAATGCATGATAATCTCACTGTGCTACATTGTTTCTAGGAACAATCGACTTTTTTTCAATTGCTTAGCTCGAGATATAAGAAAAAATCTTTATCtgtaaagaaatttaatttgttctcttgatgtaatttattattattacaacaaaatatttaacatcttctatttaaaaattttactaattattttatatgaatcataatttagaagattttgaattaataaaaaaaaattacgcCACCGTTGTTCAATTTAATTCCTCCTTCATCCATAAACATTCTTTCTGTTGCACGTCTTGATACTTATTTTCATATGTTCGAAAAAAAGTAATTCATAATCGActaaaaagttataataaacaaaaaacataaatcaaaattattcaatagtacaataataaatgtataatatcaaaataatatataatattttttaataattgtaaCATAAAAGACATACtaaaagatataatattatattgtaaaagcattaatattaaattgttatTGTTAACCCAATTGCCAATCAATCCAATATAGACCTATATCAAAAGTTTGATTAAACAGGAATAAATcattaatatcgatattttttacatCTGGTTTATTACTGAACTCTCTTAAATAGCATTGCTGTTTGACTTCAAGTATAGATATTTAAGCTCTGTTATTATTTAACAATGATTCAATCATACGGAaccgaataaaataaaatatttcatcctCAAATCACATTGAccgatattattttattaaggGGTTGTTTCACTTTATTTAATCATTATTTCATAGTATATCACTTTTTTCAACAGATTCTGTATTATGATAGAATTGCAGTGGTAAAAAAAGGCACGGGATTTCATTTCGAAGATAAGCgcttttcatataaaattatactgatctctttcttctataaaaaaaaagacacatgCCATGGTTACtaacatatttaaataaaaataccgtGATCAAAAAGGCATATCTTAAAATCttaatagaaatatacaaTTCTGTTTATCATAGGTTATTGTTATCATAAACTTTTATTCGACGGATATATCTTTCATTCactgaatttaatatttcgttACTCTGAAATAAAGCTGCTATCGGtgtatattacgtaataagcGCATCATATACTCTGCAATCTTAACGATAGCACAGCATGTATTTAGATCGATGGGAACCAGagtttgtttaaaatttatccAATAATCTCATGGATCTTCATAGTGAACGATATCTATACATTGttcgataaaatgaaattgtactAAATAATAAGAGCGAACATTATTCTCAAATTTGATGGGAGTGTAACTAACtaaagtagaaaattaatataattaaaagtaaaataaattatatccagaaatgaattataataaatgaaatgatatacatatatagatcGAAATTATCATAAACAATCGCTTAAACAATCTTGAAACTACTATGTGTATTAtagtatttaattatattaacttGTGTCTTTAATCTTAAATACAAAGGTATACACAAATGTcggtataaataaaatacttatcaTATACTTGTAAAACAAGGCattgtaattaatataaatgtaacacgagaaactataaaaatttatattatatatacatcgttttggaaatatttcacTATATTGAACTGTTATTATTGTGATGCTTAATTCAAAAGAAAAACTATTTCAGCGAGTGATCTCTCATTCTTTTGTCGATAATTGATGTTCACTTCAAACAttcaaaatattcaaacatttaaaaaacaatCGATCataagcgaaagcaaaataaaaaggTAACTGTTATCATCAAAAaatgaacacatataaaatcagacattttctttttctaattcaTAATGTTTCACAAAGCTTTCATTATACATGATATAGTGGCATAATATGTACAATCTTTCtcctgtttttttctttttttctattttcttttttacataacACATAGTATTATTTGGTTATTACAGAAAATATTAGTATATTTTGGTTCCAGTGTTTTCATGATTTCGAACGACGTATTTACatctttcaaataatttcaatctttctttttgtttaaaaaaattacatagctttgaaatatttgttgcATTACACTGGAACATTTGAACATTGcacgtaaaatattttccttccagcaatataattatgtatGTGTGGATTTTTGCTGCAATTGTTCTAAAAACaagaatttcctttttcttttcatttagaCTTTTACTTTCATTTTACTATATTGTACTAATAacatatgaaataaaattgagatagaaaaatttaaaacttACTCGGATTGTATTACCTTTGCTAGAAGTATATGcaacataatactttattagacaaatattttttttttacttttaaactTTAATTAAGGCCTCGTTATATTCGGTTCGACTACTTTTTACCACGcgcaaaaaattatttttcatattatatttaagTGACATCTGTACATTTCAATAAAtactttaaatttataaacagAATATTGTGTCAAAAagcatttgaaatattatagcgTTATCTTTTTGCGTGGTACGGGTATACATTTTGCCATAATCATTCCTTATACTTTTTGTGTAACATCATTCTTCAAACATatcgtaaaaataatagaatgaACCAAAGGGTATGTTACAGCAAATGAAATGTAACTACccataatttttcatatattctttttaaatattcgaaaataattcttttttcctttatgCATAGGCCAAAATGCACTATTTGATTCAATCTGTGTGCCTCTCTTTTCTTAGCAAGTGAATAAAATGGTTTGTACAATTTCTGAAAAGTGATCAATCATATTACAATGCTATATAAATCTTTTGTCAAAGAAAATCCATTCTTTAAGAAAATGAAACATTATCGttcttataaaaaatttaattataataaatttgaaaaaagtaATTTGCAGATTTCAAATCACTTTTATAATCCGATTCTGATTTTTGCTAGCATTTTCTTAATACAGTGATAATTTAAGCAATAATGTCAATGTTAATGAgaataatgatataatatacaCAATGAAAGACAAGCATTCAAAGAGTACCTTTTGGACTCAAATACATTGTCACAGACATTGGAGCTAAATATTACATTAGAAGCTCCAAACATTGTTTTTTCATTTCCTAAATATCTTCTTTATGCCTTGTTCTGTATAAAACTTGCTTTGATAAGTcaataatgaataatattgACGAgaatgatgataataatagtagtagtaatagtaacaacaataacaataataataaagatacTCTTGTATTGTTGATGACGTCGATGGTGAAGATGATAACGATGATGAAGAGGACGACACTAATAATGCTGATTATAATAGTAAATGATTTTTACGAATAAAGTAAAACTAAGGTTTGTGACGATAACGAATATCATCGAGAATGATATTCACGCGAAAAATGATTGCCAGTTACATATTTCTAGCGTGATTGGTTCACACATTCAAAGTATCAgttttaatttgaataattagGGAACGATAATGATGATAAAGGTGGTAGTATAAAGAgcatttatagaaataaaggCAATCATAAATTGCAATAGAAATTGGTTTAATAGATTGATGACTGATCAATCTCTTTAATATTTATAGGGATTTTTCACAAATTTCAggataataatagaataagataataaaattactaaTCAATTATAACATAAGGCAATATGTGGAAAACCTGGCCATTAGAACTGGACCTTGCTAGCATCTGATGCCATTCTCGAAATTCTTCATCAGGTTGGCTATACACATTGTTCGCACTACTGATTTCTGACACATCCTCCTTTACCTCTGGTTTTTCATTACAAGTCGAAGTTAAAAACGATAATTTTGGTTGGAAGTTTCCATTCAGTCCTTCAACACATTGTGTATGTAACCTTTCTATATCCTCTGCAGTAATTTGTCTAGGTGGATACTCAGTACTATTTTGATCTTCTGTTGATTTAGTTTCACACTCACTCCAATCTATTGAACTCGGATCTATTGGTGGTAACTTGGCCAATATTTCTTCAACCGTTAAATCTTGATATTGTTCTAGTTGATTATTTTGAACATTTATAACTGATTTTTCTTTGTACACTACACCTGATTCTTCACACTTAGATGGTACATCGAGACAGTTTTCTGTGGGCTTTAACCGACTTTCTGGTGAGGCTTCAGAAACTGTATTTCTATGGGACAAATTATTCTGAGGACCACGAAGGAACTTTGATACTTGTTCATTGCTACTCCTCAGAATATCTTCCATGCCGGATGATTCTACACTTTGACTAGGTAGAGCACTTGAATTAATGCTAGAATTGGTGCCGCGTGCCCGTAGATCAGCCAGCAATTCTTGTGTTGTCTTTAATTTAGGATTCCTTGAGATACTAGCTAGTTTTTCCTTTACACAATCTTCTAAAACCGGTTGCTTCTTCGTAGATTTACTGCCTTTCTTTCTACCACGTTTCTTTGGCCCTGATTCATCAGGTTTAGTGGAAGACTCCGTAAAATGATCAGAGATTCTTTCTCTAAATGTGGGGCTAGGCACTTGCATATTTGAATTACCACACACATTTTCGCCATTTAGACGTTGTTTTTTAACAAAGGTTTCACTTTCGGTGATTGAGACTGAATCATGAGGTTGAAAATTATGTTGGTCCTTGGGATCATCTTTTCGAAGACGTTTGTTTGAACTGTGAGTTCGTGGCACTGCTTCCATCGAATGATGTTGGCTCGAAGAACCAAGCGTCGGTGGCACATCAGAACTTGTTCTGTGGTTGCTGGTTACTGTAATTGACTGCTTATTTGATGACGCATTAGGAGAATGTAAATGATCGCAATTCACAGATAGAACTGGACTAAGCACCTGCAATTGGAACAATATATTAGTTCTATTATGTTCtatggaaataaaagaaaatgttacaTACAAGTAGATTAAAAGTTAATATAATAGTgaataaacaaattaaaatttgatctgataaaaataacaaatataaatacttttaatacttttgaacttaacaaattataaatttcttgtCAATCATGTTACTTTCAATGATCAATTGTTCTTTTACTCTGTTAGTCTTTTTTAACTGTTATTTATCCTTCAATATGTTCTCCTCGATTTCAAGAAACAGTTTAGATATATTACCTACTTATTGCTTATTTTGCTTATGAATTTGTAACAAAGCATTTCTgaatctatatttatataaaactttttcTTTAATTCATTGGAAATTTAATCACATTAAAACGAAGAACATCAATAACagaatatattcaatttagAGAGATATTATAGTTACacaatacatatgtatatgttttaaatttaatgtatattatgtaaataaaaaaatgaatatttgaatgACTTACTCTGAGTGCAAGCGTTTCCCTTAACAATGGACTTTGAGACCGCATTATACTTCTTAATGCCGGACTTTGTGGTTTAAAACATCTTAGTGCAGGGCTATGTGGTTTTGCTCCATTAAGAGCAGGTGGTGCTGTGTCTGCTGGTGTAGGCTGTGGAGTAGAATGAGCAGAAGGTAAAACCATATCACGCCATCTTCGTACCAAATCCTTTGCACGCTTTGCCAAGGCATCATTGTTTGTTTTTCGTCTAAGTTCATTAATGTATTTTCCAAGTCTTGTACTCTGAAATAATTCAACAGATCatttttatacttatgtaattaaCCAGAAAACTGATAGAAATAAGACCAAATGAACATGATGCAATTTCATCAAATTATCATTAGATGCAATTTCTGTCATTCTAATATAAAACTTGTTtaacataatatatttgcAGCATTTTTACCTCAAGCACTTCTTTAGTGATCGTCGTCTTTTCCAGGGCCGTAATGACATCCACAACAGCTCCCATGTCGATGAcctaataaaatttgataattgTGCCATTATGAAGtattgattttgtaaattaaatgtattatatttctatacaaATGTACCacttatattaaattactagaattaataaaataattatattttgtatatttgaaaatacCTTTCAATATATATGCTATTCCAATTTCCTAAATATTTGGGGaaatagatatttatataaattattaataaattacatataacattattaataaataacatataaataattaatgacATTTCATTGTGCTTgtcttattaaatatttaatgcaCACAACGATTAAATcatttattattgaaaataaaaataggtgGTCAACCTATATTAACTTtacttaaaaagaaaatacttttgcattgttttaaaaattttattattatttgaaagaatgcaaattaattaaaagataataaatttaatacttaaaatattttaatgctttattaatatacagaaagttttaaaattctgataaatTTACATCTGTGTTTTTAATCAATTACTacattgttaataataatttgataattacATTCCTAGCAACACGTAACAAAAGATATTTCATTGCCTGATAAATTCGATCTTACAATAGTAAAATCGAACCATACTTTGATATAAAGCTCAAACTACTGTAACTACAAATGCAAATAATAGTACGATTTGATCATTGATACATTTAATACGTGATATAAAACATGAACGAacgtaaaatacaaataatcaACACGTGTCTATATACATTTCCTTAATCTATAGCGAAATGAAAGTAGACTTATGGTAATGTTAACGTTTATCGTAAAAATTGTTCGAAAACGGCTATCGAACCCGAACCGCGAGATTCTCCCAATTATTCTTCAATCTTCATTCTCTacataaaattctaaaaaagataaaaatacggtaaaaaatgataatttgCGAAAGTACTGCAATCGAGTGTAACTAGAGTCTAAACAGCGGGAGACAGCTAGAAAGGAAGGGAACGGTGATTTCTTTGTAAGTTCCTCTCGACTTTGGACAATTCGCTGGAGGAACGTTAAGGTTATGCTCCAGGTAGCCGAAAAACGCGTTTTACGTTGGATGTATACACTCGTGCAAAAGGAAAATTGGCTGACTGGAATCGAACGTACACAGAAGAAACGCATTACTCACTCACACGCGGAACCGCCACCACACTACACTCTCAGTGACTCTCGCGCACGCTACTGGTACAGGCACACGGCGCACGGGGGATCGAGAGTGGCCCGATAGCCGTTTGCGTGAACGGACGGACGGCGCATCGCGGATTCATTCCGCTACTTACATTGTATTCCTTATCAAGTGATTTCAACAATCTATCGGTGAGCTCGGTGCAATATCTCTGCATCGGGGGGGCACACTTAGGGCCCTCGCGGGGAGATTAGGTTAGCGCAAAATCGTCTCCACGCGTCCGAGTGTCACGAATACGAGAGCACGGGGGGACTTGCAATGGCGACTACTGAACTGTGCTCTGCTCGCATGCCCTCCCTACCTCCCAAGTGCCTCCTAGTCGCAGCCCATGCATCGTCCCTAGCCCCACGCCGCCTCATACTGTCAGACGAACGCTACTAGCTCCTCTCGTGGTTGGACGAGACTCCTAACCGTTACCACACCTCCCTTCTATCCCCACTACTGTACCGATAGCGCTCCAATCGGTTGCCAACTTTACACAGCTAACTTCAAACTGCTGCTCTCGTCCACTCGCGTTTAACCCTGTTGCGATCGTTTAATTCTTGTATTTCAATCATGATTTTATTTCagcgaataaaaagaattttaatattctaaaaAAACGTTTGACATAAAATTGAAACCAGAAATCCATACAAaccaataataatttttctcatattttTACTATATTCAAATTTGAGATACTttaaaagttagaaaaattcaattgGGTTAAAAGTGTCCTGAAAAATGCAGTAGGGTTAATTCCCTTCTTATTAGTTTGTCTTCGATTTTGAATTGCTCAATTTTTCCGTCAAAATTTGATCGTATAAATAGGCACTTGTATGTTTCATTCTAACTTATTATGTCTAGTAACTTTGACTTATTACCAGATTTagaggaaaattttaaattatatagttactatattttatgtttcagcaaatattttatcaaatttaggATATAATTGTTGAAAATAGTTCATTATTGGCTGATTACTatgaataaaatgtaattttcacaCCTAAAACATATacaatttcaataataaaaattgcgtTTGCTTTTAATAATCAAATTTGTAACATTGTAGAACGCTCCGAAGTTACCTACACGAATGCTGCGCTTATAGTACCAATATAAAAAACGTGAAGTAACTATCTAGTTCATTTTTGCAACATAcaatgaatttacataaaaatatgtgtatatatatacatatatacagttATATTAGTATTTTTGCTTAGTTgtgtaaaaatatacgaacatttaaaatgataataatgttaaaaatgttgATTATTTAAATGGTAGTTTATTAATTGTATCGTTCATTATGCTcattattttttgtattaattatCACGGTCTGTGTAATGTGTGCTTAATAGGAGAAATTTTGTGCAGATTAACAGCAACTTTCTACTATCAGAGATCAAGAATCGTTCATTTCATTGTCATTCCATACTATTATTCTTTATTGGAGTGGTATATGTGATTGATAATTAACAGTTTCTCGAATGTGGTACCCATAACCTATAAGTATCAAACTATTCAGAACAGTCGAATATTATTCTTATCTTTAGATGAACAGCACACCTTCATCACATTTAAATTTacgaaaaaaattgtttaacaagtacaaatatgtaaaatgCTTAATGCTAAGTTTTTGACGGAATagtcgaaaaatattttgtgatCTTATCTGTCTAAAGTTTCAAATTATTCGCGTATTTTCTCTCCTACGTgcttaaaattatattttcattttttgtctaaaattaaattttggaACTGTAAgagaaatacatattttgtgTTATGTTGAGTATAAAGAAGTTGAGCTGTTGAATATGTGATACATCTGAATAAGTTCGCGCATGCATTATCTCGATCAAGTGCATACTTATTGTAtggtaaatatattttatcaaaataatttgcaAAAGTTACACTTAATGATATAGTCTGAATAAGTGTGCAAAAGTTGAAAAcacaaaaatgtaattttgctACTTCAGTAATTTGTTGTAACAATATACACGAAAGTATTAATTacagataaatttttatatcctacaagtatgtatttcttgaaaattctaaacgaattatttcataatattttataggTAATTTGAGATCTTTAATATAATACGTAACATTAGTGTTACATATTATACTTTGTTACAGTAAAAGATGATTactcataaaataaatttttttataatataaaatatcacgttttcattatttatttatgtatattgttCGTAAATAATTGTAGAAAATCAATTATATTTGCCTAATATGTTTAGAAAGATATAACAAAGATGGTCGGAGTTTTGAAACAAGGTTAAGTAGAACATATGTTTATGTGGCTTCTTGGATATTtatgttaaaattatttcgaaaacTATGTCAGCATATGtagtaatttattttgtatatttgtaactataattattgtataattaaagaatatgatataatgcattgcaaatttttatttttaatgattcATGTCTGTCTCCTAGATTAATAATTcaattgttataattattacattttgtagaatatctttataaatattctcgtTAAACATTGACAATACTTGAAAAAGAAACTATTTCTGTAATATATCATGTAcatcataaaattaaattcctTTGTATggacatataaatatatatatatactatatattatatacatatatatatatatatactttaaaGAACTATCAGGATAGCTTATGTTTTAAATGCAATACACTTAtaattacttttaatattatagTACAAATTGAAGGACATAGTGATGTAAAGATTCAATTTTACAAGAGAAAACTTACGTGattaaataaacatatttCAATTAAGTGATTAAACTTATATCTTATCTGTATATTTGCTAAtaaatgtacatatttttaaatcatttcaatatttatgaTTGTTGTTTCTAGTTACTCTAATTTGATGTTGGTAATGTTATAGgtttaatatattcataaatgaTA
Encoded proteins:
- the LOC126874372 gene encoding ras-like protein 2 isoform X2, producing the protein MIQQSKILIPNSALSTIYLRNSIFHNESWVCYLLDTAGQEEFSAMREQYMRSGEGFLLVFSITELSSFDEILKFHRQILRVKDREEFPMLMVGNKADLDYHRVVQVEEAQNRARRLKIPYIECSAKLRMNVDQAFHELVRIVRKFQLSERPPLELNYKKNKKKCCML
- the LOC126874372 gene encoding ras-like protein 2 isoform X1, whose amino-acid sequence is MSKLGDKQSYAQTYKLVVVGAGGVGKSAITIQFIQSYFVTDYDPTIEDSYTKQCVIDDIPAKLDILDTAGQEEFSAMREQYMRSGEGFLLVFSITELSSFDEILKFHRQILRVKDREEFPMLMVGNKADLDYHRVVQVEEAQNRARRLKIPYIECSAKLRMNVDQAFHELVRIVRKFQLSERPPLELNYKKNKKKCCML
- the LOC126874361 gene encoding mediator of RNA polymerase II transcription subunit 26 isoform X1 gives rise to the protein MQRYCTELTDRLLKSLDKEYNVIDMGAVVDVITALEKTTITKEVLESTRLGKYINELRRKTNNDALAKRAKDLVRRWRDMVLPSAHSTPQPTPADTAPPALNGAKPHSPALRCFKPQSPALRSIMRSQSPLLRETLALRVLSPVLSVNCDHLHSPNASSNKQSITVTSNHRTSSDVPPTLGSSSQHHSMEAVPRTHSSNKRLRKDDPKDQHNFQPHDSVSITESETFVKKQRLNGENVCGNSNMQVPSPTFRERISDHFTESSTKPDESGPKKRGRKKGSKSTKKQPVLEDCVKEKLASISRNPKLKTTQELLADLRARGTNSSINSSALPSQSVESSGMEDILRSSNEQVSKFLRGPQNNLSHRNTVSEASPESRLKPTENCLDVPSKCEESGVVYKEKSVINVQNNQLEQYQDLTVEEILAKLPPIDPSSIDWSECETKSTEDQNSTEYPPRQITAEDIERLHTQCVEGLNGNFQPKLSFLTSTCNEKPEVKEDVSEISSANNVYSQPDEEFREWHQMLARSSSNGQVFHILPYVIID
- the LOC126874361 gene encoding mediator of RNA polymerase II transcription subunit 26 isoform X2, which produces MRFFCVIDMGAVVDVITALEKTTITKEVLESTRLGKYINELRRKTNNDALAKRAKDLVRRWRDMVLPSAHSTPQPTPADTAPPALNGAKPHSPALRCFKPQSPALRSIMRSQSPLLRETLALRVLSPVLSVNCDHLHSPNASSNKQSITVTSNHRTSSDVPPTLGSSSQHHSMEAVPRTHSSNKRLRKDDPKDQHNFQPHDSVSITESETFVKKQRLNGENVCGNSNMQVPSPTFRERISDHFTESSTKPDESGPKKRGRKKGSKSTKKQPVLEDCVKEKLASISRNPKLKTTQELLADLRARGTNSSINSSALPSQSVESSGMEDILRSSNEQVSKFLRGPQNNLSHRNTVSEASPESRLKPTENCLDVPSKCEESGVVYKEKSVINVQNNQLEQYQDLTVEEILAKLPPIDPSSIDWSECETKSTEDQNSTEYPPRQITAEDIERLHTQCVEGLNGNFQPKLSFLTSTCNEKPEVKEDVSEISSANNVYSQPDEEFREWHQMLARSSSNGQVFHILPYVIID